One genomic segment of Arachis duranensis cultivar V14167 chromosome 4, aradu.V14167.gnm2.J7QH, whole genome shotgun sequence includes these proteins:
- the LOC107483967 gene encoding uncharacterized protein LOC107483967, whose translation MIELYVEFTQQLGLGAVGEEVNVDELGDIDWEEDNNDSEEEFEANYEVDGENDDGDLAGNSAMQNEADVIVSQYPFGEGNAPAEDGKFSVGMEFGSRESVISAIKSYTISRGVDYTVYESELRTFYAKCKGYGEGCDWLIRASLIRKKAYAIRPLVEADSSIKVKSVITEVQSRFNYTVSYCKAWLAKQKVIAKVFGEWEVSYQTLSVWLKAMTMKMSRSCVQIKTLFVYHDSEEVQGVRVLHRIFWSFYPCIVTVKHCKPLVQVDGTHLYRKYKGALLVAVAQDGNQNIVPIAFVIIEGETADAWEFFLTNLRRYVVTVDGVGIISDCHISIDAAIARSKDAWSPPRAWHMYCIRHIRSNFLRRFKAPYLHKLAVNTGYSRTEQEYNKNYQRLKKRGEAYTQCCDDISVERWVLAFDGGSSLGTYDDKLGRVHKLCPKGCTQPSCNCHC comes from the exons ATGATAGAGCTGTATGTTGAGTTTACACAGCAGTTAGGGCTGGGCGCGGTCGGCGAGGAGGTCAATGTTGATGAGCTCGGGGATATAGATTGGGAAGAAGATAATAATGACAGTGAAGAGGAGTTCGAAGCCAACTATGAAGTTGATGGCGAAAATGATGACGGAGACTTGGCAGGCAATTCGGCGATGCAAAATGAAGCAGATGTGATTGTAAGCCAGTACCCGTTTG GTGAAGGCAACGCTCCGGCGGAAGATGGCAAGTTTAGTGTCGGAATGGAATTTGGTTCGAGAGAGTCGGTGATATCTGCAATCAAAAGCTACACTATCTCTAGAGGAGTTGATTACACTGTGTATGAGTCTGAGCTGCGGACATTCTATGCGAAATGCAAGGGTTATGGTGAAGGGTGCGATTGGCTTATTCGAGCTAGCTTGATTAGAAAGAAAGCAT ATGCCATTAGGCCGTTGGTCGAAGCAGACTCCTCGATAAAGGTGAAGTCTGTTATTACAGAAGTTCAATCCAGGTTCAACTACACTGTGAGTTACTGCaaggcttggttggcaaagcagaaAGTTATCGCAAAAGTTTTTGGTGAGTGGGAAGTTTCTTACCAAACTCTGTCAGTATGGTTGAAAGCAATGACTATGAAGATGTCGAGGTCTTGTGTTCAAATAAAAACGCTCTTCGTTTACCATGACAGTGAGGAGGTTCAAGGTGTAAGAGTTCTACACCGTATTTTTTGGAGTTTCTATCCATGTATTGTAACGGTCAAACACTGCAAGCCACTGGTACAGGTTGATGGCACACATCTGTACCGAAAATATAAAGGTGCACTTCTGGTTGCGGTTGCACAAGATGGAAACCAAAACATTGTGCCTATTGCATTTGTGATAATCGAGGGCGAGACGGCAGACGCATGGGAGTTTTTTCTAACCAATTTGCGGAGATATGTTGTTACCGTTGATGGTGTGGGTATTATTTCTGACTGCCATATCTCCATCGATGCTGCAATAGCTCGCAGTAAGGATGCATGGTCACCACCAAGAGCATGGCACATGTACTGCATCAGACACATTAGGTCCAACTTCTTAAGGAGGTTCAAGGCTCCGTATTTGCATAAACTCGCGGTGAACACAG GCTATTCTAGGACGGAACAAGAGTACAACAAAAATTACCAGAGGCTTAAAAAGAGGGGTGAGGCGTATACTCAATGTTGCGATGACATCAGTGTTGAGAGATGGGTGTTGGCATTCGATGGGGGGTCATCGTTGGGGACATATGACGACAAACTTGGTAGAGTACATAAATTATGTCCTAAAGGGTGCACGCAACCTTCCTGTAACTGCCATTGTTAG
- the LOC107483966 gene encoding protein FAR1-RELATED SEQUENCE 5-like, which produces MSINEDDVKNDSDNDLGDDFDYQPNAEDNAEDDDVDSLDSTSKSEEVCGVKRIADLMVEDIWNLEFRTEDEACQFYNAYSCWHGFVMRKDDVVRDNQGRIISRQLVCNKEGWRNMRYLDMDDRSREARSLTRTKCPARLRVKLDYGCGRWKVSCFVESHNHDLTPPQFVHLVPANRRLTVSDRVQVENLHNFGVKSCHIMGYIAFQKGGYRHAGFTRKDLYNHIDRYRRAKVKNGDANAAINYLIGKSNNDPLFFGKYTFTSDKRLEHIFWADGQSIIDYHCFGDIVAFDSTYKKNKYNKPLVIFSGCNHHGQTVIFGSGLLSDETTETYKWLLETFVEAMGGKSPKAVITDGDLAMRDAIKNVLPDATHRLCGWHLQRNACENIKNPNFLRDFKGLIYDNNDQRDFDRRWTAILDKHNLVGSTWMEKTYETREMWSHCFLRDKFFGYIRTTSQCEGINSLIRFYVNRKNTLIEFMHNLDRALKEYRNNELIADFKSQCSEPVMITSLEVYERSASCYFTQNIFKEIRNEIQRAGALNITVLSTTLDKVEFSVTALGDPAKDRRVEVDRGKNLFSCSCKLFESRGIPCSHIFCAMKFENILEFPELLIYKRWTKNAKNEFISTDMPVNDDIERVLKFQVGALASNCNKLCDIACKDLADFDEVQSELVNLVIRLQSRKQGKSTPNVNVEGINDPFVVKSKGAPSKRSSWRKKRACSNCHKYDHYYKRCPDLMQHSVEGSPRDRSYGNASAKDSGFSPQRFANSSRSFSIKSEHHSGPNTKPFKKGGTRKFTATGMRNRKRKDNTFVEVKESQQDKRHSFKNYDCVNDVVDDKCDTRHVQIDVRDPLTSSLACGNKQGSYMALFASMHRTL; this is translated from the exons ATGTCCATTAACGAGGATGATGTGAAGAATGATTCTGATAATGATTTGGGTGATGATTTCGATTATCAACCGAATGCAGAAGACAATGCTGAAGACGACGATGTGGATTCGCTGGATTCTACTAGCAAGAGTGAAGAAGTTTGTGGGGTAAAAAGAATAGCAGATCTAATGGTGGAGGATATTTGGAACCTGGAGTTTAGGACGGAGGATGAGGCCTGCCAGTTTTATAACGCTTATTCTTGTTGGCATGGATTTGTAATGAGGAAGGACGACGTGGTTAGGGATAATCAAGGTCGAATTATTAGCAGGCAACTTGTTTGCAACAAAGAGGGCTGGAGAAATATGAGGTATCTTGATATGGATGATAGATCAAGGGAGGCAAGGTCGCTAACGCGAACCAAGTGTCCAGCTCGGCTTAGGGTAAAGCTTGACTACGGCTGCGGTAGATGGAAGGTatcatgttttgttgaatctcacAACCACGATCTGACGCCACCCCAATTTGTGCATCTGGTACCGGCCAATCGTCGCCTCACTGTGAGTGATAGAGTCCAAGTGGAAAATCTTCATAATTTTGGTGTCAAGAGCTGCCATATTATGGGGTATATTGCATTCCAGAAGGGTGGATATCGTCATGCTGGCTTCACACGGAAAGATTTGTACAACCACATCGATCGCTATCGTCGGGCAAAAGTTAAAAATGGGGATGCCAATGCGGCAATAAACTATTTGATTGGCAAGTCAAACAACGATCCGCTGTTCTTTGGAAAGTATACGTTCACTAGTGACAAAAGGCTGGAGCATATTTTTTGGGCAGATGGGCAGTCGATTATCGACTATCACTGCTTTGGAGATATTGTTGCCTTTGATTCAACCTACAAGAAGAATAAATACAACAAGCCTCTGGTCATTTTCTCTGGATGCAATCATCACGGGCAGACTGTTATCTTCGGCTCCGGCCTACTTTCCGACGAAACCACAGAGACGTATAAGTGGTTGTTGGAAACCTTTGTTGAAGCGATGGGTGGGAAAAGTCCAAAAGCAGTAATAACTGACGGAGACCTTGCCATGCGAGATGCAATCAAGAATGTTCTGCCTGATGCGACCCATCGGTTATGCGGCTGGCATCTACAGAGAAATGCATGTGAAAATATAAAGAATCCTAATTTCCTACGCGATTTTAAGGGTCTTATATACGACAACAACGACCAGAGAGACTTTGATCGGAGATGGACAGCCATTTTGGATAAGCACAACCTTGTTGGCAGTACCTGGATGGAGAAGACGTACGAAACCCGTGAGATGTGGTCCCATTGTTTCCTCCGGGATAAGTTTTTCGGTTACATAAGGACGACATCACAGTGTGAAGGTATAAATTCTCTCATCAGATTTTATGTTAATCGCAAGAACACCCTCATTGAATTCATGCATAACCTGGATAGGGCCTTAAAAGAGTATAGAAACAATGAATTAATAGCTGACTTTAAGTCTCAGTGCTCAGAGCCTGTGATGATTACCTCATTGGAGGTATATGAAAGATCTGCATCCTGTTATTTCACGCAAAACATTTTCAAGGAAATTCGTAATGAGATTCAGAGGGCAGGGGCTTTGAATATAACGGTACTAAGCACAACCTTGGACAAGGTAGAGTTCAGTGTGACTGCTCTGGGAGACCCGGCCAAAGATCGCCGGGTGGAAGTCGATAGAGGTAAGAATCTGTTCTCATGCTCGTGCAAGCTGTTTGAATCACGTGGTATTCCCTGTAGTCATATCTTCTGTGCCATGAAGTTCGAAAACATACTTGAGTTTCCAGAGTTGTTGATCTACAAAAGGTGGACAAAGAATGCAAAGAACGAATTTATTAGCACAGATATGCCTGTGAATGATGACATCGAAAGGGTCTTAAAGTTTCAAGTTGGAGCGTTGGCATCGAATTGCAACAAGCTGTGTGATATTGCTTGCAAGGATCTTGCAGACTTTGATGAAGTCCAGTCTGAACTTGTCAATTTAGTTATCCGCCTGCAGTCACGCAAACAAGGCAAGTCAACTCCTAATGTTAACGTGGAAGGCATCAACGATCCATTCGTTGTCAAAAGCAAAGGAGCCCCTTCCAAGAGGTCTTcttggaggaagaagagagcATGCTCTAATTGCCACAAGTACGATCATTACTACAAGCGTTGTCCAGATCTGATGCAGCATAGTGTGGAAGGCAGCCCTCGCGATCGATCATACGGCAATGCATCAGCCAAGGACTCAGGTTTTAGTCCACAAAGGTTTGCTAATTCTTCAAGGTCGTTCTCAATTAAGTCCGAACACCACTCAGGACCTAATACCAAG CCTTTTAAAAAGGGTGGAACAAGGAAGTTTACGGCGACGGGTATGAGGAACCGGAAGCGTAAAGACAACACTTTTGTAGag GTGAAGGAGTCACAGCAGGACAAGAGACATTCATTCAAGAACTATGATTGCGTTAATGATGTCGTTGATGATAAATGTGACACACGACATGTGCAGATCGATGTCCGAGATCCGTTAACATCGTCACTGGCATGTGGCAACAAACAAGGATCGTACATGGCATTGTTCGCGTCGATGCACAGGACACTTTGA